A segment of the Dermacentor andersoni chromosome 5, qqDerAnde1_hic_scaffold, whole genome shotgun sequence genome:
TACTGCCTGGTGGTCAGCTAAATTGTCATGCACTTTTGAAACAGTTGTAGCCATTCATCACATAAAATGGAGCTGGTAATTTTCATCTGGCACTTGACTCAAATATTTGGTAATAACAAGCTCATTTTAAACACTCACAACTATTTTCCAATTTCCATGCAGTCTTGTATACCTTGTACAGCCCTGTACACTTGCAATATTGAAGTAACTGTGCAAGGTATCAAAGGTTGTCCGAATGTGTGTGGGGCAAACCCTTGTGCCTTCATCCAGCTCCTCTTGGCGTTTAACCTTCGTAAGCGATGTTTATGTCAGTGACTGTCTGAACACCGTGGTGGTAACTTTTCTGCGACTCGCGGCAGATTCTGCAAAGTGACCACTCTTTAGTTGCAGTTAATGTAGGTGTTGTGGTGGTAGTGCACTGTTACAGATATTGGAGGTAACAAATGGGAGTAGAAACACAAACCTCTGGAAACTAAATGTGACCGATGAATTAGAGCTAAAGAGGCAAGAACATGCTAATTGCATCTTTGCCAAATGTGTGCAAAAGCTTTTATGTACAACTTTATTGATCTTACTTAATTTTAAAATTTTAATTTCGCTACAGCATTTCTCAAATATAGTTTGCTCCACACTACTGCCTTGTCTTTTTTAATAATGCATTCAGGCCTGTGGAATGTGATCACTGTCGCCACAGTTCGATTGCTGTTTAATCCATTGTGCACTGCTGCATATATCTGTTCCTCTGTGTTTTAAGTTTCAGTGTTCACCAGTTCTCACTTGTCATTCAATTTCCTGCTTTCACTCGCGAGTAACTCCTGGTCATAGACAATGGCTCAGTGGCTGGTGTCATGGGCTGTCATAGACATAGCATAACAGAGGGTGCTcgaaaacagagagagagggtTATTTCATGTGAAACTTAACTCCCTGctgtgcatgcagtgcagtaatgtTTGGCTTGCATGTTCATGGCAACATTGTCTACAAAAGCGCAAACATCTTAACTGTGTTCAAAAAGTGTTAAGTGCCACCCAAAATGGTGGCAGCTGGCCCTACAATGACAACTCTGAACGGAATGCGAGGACTGCATGAGACTTCACACACTGCAAGCTGGAGCTTGAATTGTGGGTGAGGACATATAGCTTTCTTTCCAGGCAGCTTCTCTCAGTGCTGAAACATGATGGTACCAGTAACGCACACAGCAATGACTGTATTCTAGCATCCGTGACAGTAGCACATTTCTATGCTGACACTGCAGATTAAGGCACAGGGCGCCACCTGTCCTGGAGCATGAGACATGTCAGCTGCGAGAGGCGATGCAGCGGGCCTGGAGCATATACTGCATGCGGAAGCATCAGAACGAATCTGCCATGCTGGAACGCATCGTGGCCACACAGGAGAAGGCTTTGGAGATGCTGAAGGAAGCCTCTGAAGAGTTGTACAATGCAGCTGTGCAGGTGGGCCACCCGTGTCTCGTTAAGGCATCATACACACTGTTGCGATGCAAAGGTCACATGATCAAGTTGGTCGCTTTGATTGAAAGGCAACTGTTTTGGATCAGTTGCTCACtgtttaatttttcagctttgccacTTAGGTTGCAAAGCTGCTGAATGAACCAGTGGCACAGGAACAGGATGTTGGTGTATGCTGATGCTTAATTTACATGAAGATGGGGATGCAAGCAGATGTGCACGGCACTGTGGTGCATGCAAGTCATGATTACCGGTTTTAACATCATTTGAGCTGCTCTTTGGCTGCCAGTTTGTCGTACAACTTGTGTCGGTCGCTGGTGCGAATGCTGCCCAAGGCTGAAGCTTGGGCAAGTTGACAATTCATGATCAAATAAGAACAGTGTGACGGGTCACTCTGTCAGGTTGTGTCCTTTCCAGATTTGCACTTAACAAACCACATGTAATTAACTACTTGCCTTTATAATTGATTGTTTACTTATTTTGCTCTGTAATGCGCATTGTAAtattattgccttttttttttctttacgagtGCGAAtcaaagtctttgcccctattttttattagtcaaCATAAGGTACAtaaaggtaattgcaaatatatGTACTGTTGTTAGTACCTTGTGctgtttttccacatagtccccacaccggttcaggcatttgtcccatcgcagcactaaatttgagatgtccctgtggtagaattcatccggctgactgtggaaccaccgtcggactgctgtATTGGCTTCATCAGCCTTTtgtgaactcacaacaccaccacttttccccatacgtgggctgcatttccctgtggcttttgatgggcgttcgtcccttgcttcaTACAAAGCAAATCAGACTTCGTTGCTCATACGCTGCGGATGTGTGAACCACAACCGACAGCAGCGCCATGCCGCAGAGCTACCAGCCGATAAGGACGGgccagtccaagaaaggtccaccgctgggaatggatgtgTTGAcctcgcatttacagccgtaatttggctaaaaaaaaaatgtgggcaaAAACTTTCTGGTTCACCCTTGCAGTAACCGGTTACCTTATCGGCGAAACAAGCTGTAACAGGCAATGCAGCTTTGAATACTTGAATTTGGCAGGAACTACAGTAAAATGCTCGCAGTCCTGCTATGCAGCAGCCTCACGAATCTGCATGTTCAGACAGGcaaagccagcctctcagtatTTGTTTCCTCATCGTTATGCTTCACCAGATCTTGGCCCATGATTTTAACTGGCACTGCTATTGCTCAATAGTGACGGCCATTTCAGACGTTTATGCCAGGGAATAAATGTACGGAcaatttttctgtttttcataGGCCCTACCAGGGGCTCCTTCTTCAAAACCCAGCAATGCTGTAGTGCTGCATTTCTTAGAGAACCTAGATGCCGAGTAACCAAAATCTTGTATGCAAGGTGTTCGTACCTTGTAACATCCCACCAACTCCCAGCGCACATGTAGAGAAAATTTTCAATATCATTGTAGGGGGTCTGACCGACGCAAATTTTGAAAAGGATTATTAGTAAAGATAATgtgtgaagggctgcagaggatgCACTGAAAGAGGCAGGAAAGCACTGTATTACCTGGATATGTGCGATGTTAATAAAGCATTCGAGGAAAGTACTAAAGGTAATTGATTACATTTTAGTAATGTCTCAATTATTCATAGGGCAGTAACTGGTCAATGTAATCAGTTACATATTTTAATAAAGCTATTGTAATCGTTATTGGTTACTTTGTTTCTGTGACGTGCAAGTGTGGGCCCTTCATTTGCTTTTCTTATTCTAACACTGGCCTCTGTAGCATAGCCTGCACCATGTATactatttactcacataatggaTGCACTTTATACTGCCAAGAAAGATCGGTGCCAAGTTTGGGGTTATTTTCATTATATGGGGAATAAATTCAAGTGAAATTCTTCGCTCAGAATTTCTCCCACTGCAATGAAcatacattaaagggacactaaaggttactattaagtcaacgtggactgttgaaataccatcacagaaacctcgaaacgcttgtttcgtgccaagcagagacttattttaagagaaaatgcgttctgaagcgtccgcgtacctctagcacagttcaaatcgcccgccctccgatcgaggagtactgacatcatggtctcatagtgacgttgcgccatcggtgagtagaacggcgtccgcagacggcgctacggcttttctgcgcaaaacgcaaacgcgcggccagaaacagagccaagacagagccgacagcagagcgaaagcgggagtatggtggctagcggaaggagaaacgaatgacgtcccacattacgtcccacattacgtcccacggcacacggagagtccgttttcgttaaactataggctgcggcgagctcgcagcgtggtcgacgtggtctgtgagaagtgacgagccttttcgcacttgcaacagggcataaaaaagtgcgaatcgacgcaaaactcggcctagaaacgtgcttcgccacagccagggctcaatacgacccaagctggcacgacccagatgtcgtttcccgcaccgccaccaggcgccgctactatacctcaaactccagcgcaagacgcccataagctggtacttcattctatgacgcaaacttcgacgctcgtcgcaatggaccctgacaccgacagattggctcgcgatggtgggctcaacttcagcgatttgaacaccgacgagcgcgacctgctgctgagggctcgcactgccggcgtcgttgcgtactacgacggcggcctcgacaccggctctccggagcgggaaagcaacgagggcttcccacgacaccACATGGActtggcattctcgctgcttgttccaaatgaaactttcgcgaggtagcagaaccctcacagcacgacgcgataacgaaactactgaaactccaaagcgtgcgcggcgcagagtcgagcgaaaacgaaacctttcgaacacccatattactgaagggtaacctcaaaatactattttttcttagaatcgaatagacgtagacaagtagcattttttttcgtcttataatcaaatgaaatgatatttttaatacgagtagttgagtattagtaacacaaattatgaggagtgctttcgtcatcgggctagtaccggaatgtcgctggggggtctcaaatcgtgtcatgcatttacctcaatttctcggttactaaaactctgttcgcgattatattgacgccttagacgttctagaacattgctctaccactttaacttgagtttctggtaacctttagtgtccctttaaattgaaGTACTCGACCTtgattcagttcttttttttattgcatccACTATGCAGTTAAGTATGGTATGTTGACATGTTCCACACTCTGCAAATGTGTTGGACAGTTGTTTATTTCTACCTCCAGAGATCATGTGCAGTATTTATTAACTAGCTTTGCTTTACATGCAGAACATGTATGAAAGTGTAAGCATGTAGTTTTAAACACAATTCAAGGAACACATTTCTGGTGCATTTTTAGTGCAGCATTGCCTGCATAGGCATGTCCATTTATGCTACATCAAAAGTACATTAGAAATATGTTGCATGTTGTTTCTATTTCAAGATTCAGGATTCTAAGCATTGttttcatatttacttttttaAAAGTAAACTCTGAGTATGTTGGAGCTGTTTTTAGTAAAGTTGACCTCTGTGAGATTCACACAGCACAGCTCAGTACGAAAGGGAATGGTTTATTAGCATTCCAGCAAACTGGGAGCCGTGACCCTACCTGCCAATGGTTATTGTATAATCTGCCGTGTGCTATACCTTTTTAACAACAAAAACAATGTACcttatttacttgcataatgaatgcacttttTTTCCCGAAAAATATGGGCAAAGTTGGGGGATCCAATTATTATGTGGGGTAAAATTAtgagaatttctttttttttcggggccACCTCTAACAAAGTCAGTTTCGCTCGAAATGCGaaccattgattgcgatagcgaatgtgttgacagctacacgaagaaagggtagtagttttatcagccatataaacttgtaaacattcactgaacgcaaactgagtggcgagaacGCAGCATGCACAGAGGTATGAGCCGCTATCGACTCAGCCCCTGACGCAGATCGCCAATAGTTTGCTTTGAAAATAGGGCGCGCCGCGGCCGCACAATGCACAGTTGCTATTGGAGTAAAACGCCGTGCCCCCGCCAACATGTGTGTGAGAGGGGACGGCGCGTTTCCTTCCTTGTACCCgggagattgagctgcgatcgtcggcgCCCCTCGggcactttcactcacacctacacTGTGTGACGACCGACgatgacggcaaaaatgcactcggagcgtccatataattgctatcgcaataaaagtagggAGACgtggtacgattcggcgtccgacaCGAACACCCGCCAGACGCCATATCAGACGCCAAATCATACCGTGCTTCTCCTACTTCACagcagcaagttcagggtgcggtcactatgcgagaaaaagaaagaacacacttCTTGATTTGAAAAGTGGGGGCTGCATTCATTACGCAAGCGCgctcattatgcgagtaaatacagtagctGTCTTTATTGGTGTTAGTCACACATTCTCCTTTGTGTTGAGTCACCTAGCACATGTGGTCGCAACTAAGTGAGTGCGACAAAGCTGTGCATACATCTGTGACTGCAGTTTGTTAAGCAGTGTTTTCATTGTGTCGATCATGCATTCATCTGCGCAAAAATTTTCTCTTGTCTCCCTCCCCTTATAGGCTGACAATGGATTGTTTCCTGCTCAGTTCAAGGCCGTAGTTTCTACTCCTCCAATTGAGAATTATGAGCCACCTGATGGAAAATATGTTGACACCACAAAGAAGTGGAGACCCTAAAGTGCACAGCTGCTCGTTAAAATAGATGTACTACTCCAGTAAATATAGTTATCTCCTGCACTTTGTAGTATCCATTGCAGCTATTACTCAcagtggtggcttagtggctgcaGCACTCTGCTGCAGAGCACATGGTCACTGGTTCGATTCCTGGCTGCAGCGACCACCTTTCAAGAAGAGTGgcatgcaaaaacacttgtgcaCCACACAATTTGTGCACTTTAAGAAATGCCAGGCAaccaaaattaatctgaagtcgtTCAAGCGTTGGTTTGAATTGTTTGGACTGGGTATGAAAAAAC
Coding sequences within it:
- the mRpL40 gene encoding large ribosomal subunit protein mL40, translating into MQLFALTARLTNLRLAAAPQRLLPSATVAFKDLHTTAQLNAEPLKKKKRLDPAILRMREERKKRRIERGIRQLKRHAKKYKPIEESEVAPKLQKELGLRHRAPPVLEHETCQLREAMQRAWSIYCMRKHQNESAMLERIVATQEKALEMLKEASEELYNAAVQADNGLFPAQFKAVVSTPPIENYEPPDGKYVDTTKKWRP